In the genome of Girardinichthys multiradiatus isolate DD_20200921_A chromosome 7, DD_fGirMul_XY1, whole genome shotgun sequence, one region contains:
- the dhrs12 gene encoding dehydrogenase/reductase SDR family member 12 → MSFYRNAVWFVKGMQEYTKSGYEAAAKHFAPADLDVNLSGRSFMVTGANSGIGKATAQEIAKRGGTVHMICRNKGRAETAKDEIVAQSKNENVHVHIVDMSSVRQVWEFAQNFSQNNKLHVLINNAGCMVNQRELTEEGLEKNFATNTLGTYILTTALIPAMKKVEDPRVITVSSGGMLTQKLNVDDLQSEKGTFDGTMTYAQNKRQQVILTERWASQHKEIHFSSMHPGWADTPAVQSSMPSFHAKMQSKLRTEAMGADTVVWLAVSAAAIKQPSGLFFQDRKPVATHLPLASSRSSPQEEEKLLAVLEEFAQSFKP, encoded by the exons ATGTCTTTTTACAGGAATGCCGTTTGGTTTGTGAAAGGAATGCAGGAATATACGAA GAGCGGCTATGAAGCTGCAGCGAAGCATTTTGCTCCCGCTGACCTGGATGTAAACCTCAGTGGCAGGTCCTTTATGGTCACAGGGGCCAACAGTGGGATAGGAAAAGCTACAGCGCAGGAAATTGCCAAAAGAG GAGGAACTGTTCACATGATTTGTCGAAACAAGGGACGAGCAGAAACAGCCAAAGACGAGATTGTGGCACAGAGTAAAAATGAG AATGTTCACGTCCACATTGTGGACATGTCAAGTGTGCGGCAGGTGTGGGAGTTTGCACAGAACTTCTCTCAAAACAACAAGCTGCACGTGCTG ATCAACAATGCAGGCTGCATGGTCAACCAGAGGGAGTTAACAGAGGAGGGTCTGGAGAAGAACTTTGCCACAAACACGCTTG GTACCTATATCCTCACCACTGCACTGATACCTGCTATGAAGAAAGTGGAAGACCCGAGAGTG ATCACTGTGTCGTCAGGCGGTATGCTCACCCAGAAACTCAACGTGGACGACCTCCAGTCGGAGAAGGGCACCTTTGATGGCACCATGACTTACGCTCAGAACAAG AGACAACAGGTGATCCTCACAGAGAGGTGGGCTTCTCAGCACAAAGAGATCCACTTCTCCTCCATGCACCCCGGCTGGGCCGACACACCGG CCGTACAATCATCCATGCCTTCATTCCATGCCAAGATGCAGTCCAAGCTGAGGACGGAGGCCATGGGGGCAGACACAGTGGTGTGGCTCGCTGTATCTGCAGCCGCCATTAAGCAACCAAGTGGGCTGTTCTTTCAAG ATCGCAAACCGGTGGCGACCCACCTGCCCCTGGCTTCCTCCCGCTCCTCTCCGCAGGAGGAGGAGAAACTTTTGGCGGTCCTGGAGGAGTTCGCCCAGAGTTTCAAACCTTGA